Proteins found in one Methanomassiliicoccus sp. genomic segment:
- a CDS encoding DUF3795 domain-containing protein, with translation MVKDQVAPCGIRCGDCEMGKGCVAEAAINLKGYLKRYDVPSWAHMLPGGSDVNFKLLDENLVWVSNMMRCSGCLNGGGDPNCPIRLCSREKGLSSCGQCGDLQGCGKFEFLGDHAVILKKELAKGP, from the coding sequence GTGGTCAAGGACCAGGTGGCCCCGTGCGGGATACGGTGCGGCGATTGCGAGATGGGCAAGGGCTGTGTGGCCGAGGCAGCGATCAACCTGAAGGGATACCTCAAGAGGTACGATGTGCCCAGCTGGGCCCATATGCTGCCGGGAGGTAGCGATGTGAACTTCAAGCTGCTCGATGAAAACCTCGTATGGGTCAGTAACATGATGAGATGCTCGGGCTGCCTTAATGGGGGTGGCGATCCGAACTGCCCCATACGACTTTGCTCCAGGGAGAAAGGGCTCTCCTCCTGCGGTCAGTGCGGTGACTTACAGGGATGCGGGAAATTTGAATTCCTGGGCGATCACGCGGTGATCTTGAAGAAGGAGCTGGCAAAAGGTCCCTGA